Genomic segment of Panicum virgatum strain AP13 chromosome 9N, P.virgatum_v5, whole genome shotgun sequence:
GAGCCGCTGGGTCGAGACCAACAACCAGGTGCTCAACGCGCTCTTCACGCTCATGAGCCTCTACCAGCACCCCGCGCTCTGCCaccacctcttcctcctctgccgctggcgaccccgcgacgccgccgaccTCCGCGCCGCCTACTACAaggagagcgccgccgccgccgcaccgcgcccCGGGGAGCGCGCGCACTtggccgtcgtcgtcgtgctGCTCCACCTTACCGTCGCGTGCCAGTATGTGCTCTTCGGGCTCTACTGGGGGTACACCAGGCGCACGCGCCCCGAGCTCGCCGAGGACAGCTTCTTCGTGCTCGGCGTCGccgcgccggtcgccgccgccgtgtacACCGTCTGCAACCCGCTGGGAAAGGCCAGCTCGGCGTGCAAGCTCGCGTGCTCTGACGTCATGGTCTCCGACGCAAAACAACGCCTTTCTCCGGTCGGGCATGTCGTCGTCGAGCCGGAGTGGGCCGGCGGCATGTTCGAGTGCGCCGGCAATGTGTCGCCGGCCTGGTGGCTCTCCTTCACCTACACCTTCTGCGTGTTCGGGTGGAACATGGAGCGGCTGGGCCTGGGGAACGCGTGCGTGCACGCCGCCACGTTCGCGCTGCTCTGCTTCGCGCCGCTCTGGGTGCTGGGCGTGTCGACGCGGCACATCCGCGACGcggtgggcggcgccggcgtgctgCTCTGCGCGTGCGGGCTGCTCTACGGCGGCTACTGGAGGATCCAGATGAGGGAGAAGTTTGGGCTCCCCGGGAGCACGGCCTGTTGTGGTTCCAAGTCCGTGACGGAGCGCACTGGCGTAGGAGGTGCGCACGGCCAGCCGCTACCACGTCGACGGTGAGGTCTTCTTCTCCAAGGCTGCCGATGATGATCGGCATCGTCAGCAGAGGCAGCCGTTGCTTGCGGTGACCATGACCGATCACCACCGTGACGTTTTCAGTGCAACTGACATGGTTGCAGTGTCACAGGGGTGACCACCGGACGATGATCATGTGGCGGTGGTTGTTCATGACGACGACACCATGATGGCTCCGCCGGTTCAGGTTGTGGTTGAGGTGGAGGAAGATGACAAATCAGTGTTGTTCTTCATGGTGAGAGGAGCAGTTGTTCGGTTTCGACATTGGTGACGGTGAGGGAGGAAGATGCTGATGATAGTATGTCGTCTGAAGGAAGCTGGAGGGTGGAGAAGGTGAAGAAACTAATCAACATGCTCACTCTGGTTCTTTTGTACACTAGGGGCTTTCTTCACTAGAGACGGAGGATATTGGCACATTCTGGGCAGTAGTTGGCATAGGTTAGATCACAGTCTCCTTCATTTTTCTGTTGCTGCAAAAGGGCattcgattttttttcttcttgtacAGACTACAGTCATTGGTGTATATATACAGAAACACGTACGTGTAACAAGAGCCACCATGTGAATAGAATATGGGCCGTAGAATATATCTAAAGTTGTACTTTAGAACAAATCTCGAGATGTATGGATGGTCTAGATAAACCCCGCGGTCACATGTATATGCAGGGGCGGATTTGGCGTGGGGGcaaggggggctcaagcccccctacccccatgagctccatggaaattagaggagaggaggagggagaaaaagaggaaagaagggagagaagaagaagaaaggggggcgggaggaagaagaggaggaagcagcCCCCCTGCCGGTGATTCCAGCCTCCGCCACTGTGTATATGTGGATTTTTCGCTTTGTTGTCGGCCGCCCTCCCGCGCCCTTCACCGGCGCCGCTCCGTCCTCCCTCCCGCCTACATGGTGTTGTTGTCAGTTTCCGTTGTTTCCAAACGTATCGGCATTTGGTCTACCGCCTCAGGGATAACGTTCGTCCTGCATCATATCATGTATCCAACAGGAAAGGACAGCCATCAGCACAAAATGATTTTCAATGCATTATATATGTAATATGTTGGTCCTTCATCTAATTATATATTCCAGTGAGATGTAACATATGTGCTAGCTCTCGATCGCTTCGCTATGCTTAATTTAATGAGGCAACGAATTGAAACAGGCAGGCATGAAGAGCAACTAACAACTCACTTGTTGCGATACAAGGGGACGTAGTCGTCGTCAAGCAGAAAATTCACGGCGAGGTCGTTCTGATCTGACTGATAATGCTCCAGGAAATCCAAGTCGAGGTTGTCATTTGTTGCtgccgatggcggcggcgccctatTCAGTTCAGTCAGTAGCGTCGCATACATTAGTAATCAATGTATCGCAAGTAATAGTGCACATGGGCGGATCCAGCGTGGGGGcaaggggggctcaagcccccccccTACCCCATGAACTCCATGGAAAttagaggagaggaggagggagaagaagagaaaagaagggagagaagaagaagaaagagggggggggcgggaggaagaagaggaggaaacaGCTCCCCCTGCCGGTGATTCCAGCCTCCGCCACTGATAGTGCAGCAAATAAAAGCAGCAGGATGGGTGGGATTGGAACGCGCATGATGATAGCATGCTCCGGCCAGTAATAAACAATATAATTGAGGGGCTATGTATCTGGCCGATCCTTCACATACttgcatactccctccatatctttttacatgtcgttaggacataaaattttagtttattttagtaCAATTATTTGGTCTGAAACGTCATATAAAAAGATATGGAGGTAGTATATAACTAGACAAGATACGCAGGCAGCAAGCAAACAAGCGAGCATTTAAGTCATATTGgttcaaattaaatttattatgtCACAAAATCTATTTGCAGGGATTTTGATCaatgaatttaaacaaaaatggCTTACTTATCTCGTTGTAATGATCGGGTATTAAGTTATCTTGGTTTACATTAAATTTATTGTCACAAAATATATTTGCAAGGATTTTGATCGATGAATTTAACCAAAAATGGCCTATGGGCCATGGGCCTTATGATTGTTATAATGAACAATTGAATCTTTCTTTCTTATTTCGATTAacatgtttttttctttttatttaggTAATTGACTTCAAATTTGTATGAGCAGAGCCATCATCAGAAGCAGAGCAATCAAGCAAAAACACACGAGCAGAGCAGGCATCGTCGGGATGGGATGGGATGGACGCACACGCACCGGACATCGTCGTCATCATGCGGACCCGCCACGGGGTTGTTGTTGGAGCGGGAGCCCCCAGGTGctgcggagacggtggtgggaGCGAGGGCCGGCCGAGGACGACGCGTCGCTGTCGCCGGCCATCGCGACGCGGCGAGACGACGAGCGATGGCTGCCTGCCGCTGCCCCAGTAGTACAAGATGCACTAGCATTCTGATGAGGGATCGAAATACCTTGGCACGCACATGTGGTCCTTGTTGTGATCGTTACGCCGGTTGCTGTGCGGGTGGAGGTGCAGATGGAGGTTGCCGCCgcgttggccggcggcgaggccggaggGGCGGCCACAGCACCACCGCACGAGAACGGTACCGAGCCAGCCGGCCAGCGCGACGGCAATGGCGCTGACTAAGGCCAACCCACAGTCCTTTAAAATGAGATTCGAACGTGCCCCATCAGTGGCGGAGGCTGGAATCACCGGCAGAGGGgctgcttcctcctcttcttcctcccccttcttcttctctcctttctttcctcttcttctccctcctcctctaaTTTCCATGGAGTTCATGggggtaggggggcttgagcccccttgCCCCCACGTTGGATCCGCCCCCCATGGAGTTCATGggggtaggggggcttgagcccccttgCCCCCACGTTGGATCCGCCCCTGTGCACCATGGACTTGGATCGGTTGTGTGCTCTGCGGTACTACCTCCGTCGTCCCAGTATAAATAAATATACTTCTTATATTGGAACTTTTTTCGAATGTTAAAATGACACTTAAGGGAGGTGCTGTACCTACACACCTACGAGATATTGAATTATCTCAGtcactctgttcggcagctccagcagccttcAGCTAACGGTATTTTTCTCTCTCACCTCTCTAGCACCGgcttccagccaccagccagccaacaatatttttctctcacaccactccaaccaccagctccagctccagcccagtgAACAGAGTGAGTATGGACAGCTCGTGATCCTAGGAGTACACCAGTAAGTATCTCCTAGGTGCCTAGGAGCAGATATTGGTTAGCACATGTGCTCAAGATATTGGTCAGCGAACCAAAAATGTGTATGAATGGAATAGTAACAAGAGCGAGCAATACTGAAGAAAACTCACCAGTACGGTGCCCTCCCACTGGGATCCGTCGGCCATCCAGGTGGCCCTGGGCTCGCCGTCCTTGAGCCCCCTGGCGGCGTTGTACGCGTCGGAGCGCTGCTTGATCTCGTGCTCCAGCCCGTTGATCCGCGCCTTGAACTCGTCGTACTCGTTGCGCACGCGGCGGTGGTCGTTGACCAAGTCCTCCTGCGCGCGGCCCATGTAGGGGTGGCTCTTGAGCTCGAAGTAGCTCTCGGGCCCGCGCGGTTCGATGCCGTGCTTCCGGCAGAAGGGCACCCAGACGGTGGCGAACTTGGCGGCCTCCGCCATGGCCTCGTAGGTGAGCAGCATGCTCGAGTCGTCGGAGAGGCAGCAGGTGTTGCGCTCCACGGGGTAGTCGGCGGCCAGGATGGAGAGGATGGAGTTGGCCGTGCTGAGGATGGGCTCCTTGAACGGGTCGGCCGTGGTGACGAAGATGTCGAGCCCGGGGAGGCGGGAGGTGCCGTCGGCGCGGTCGAACCGCTGCCGGAGCACCACCAGGTCGGGCACGCGGGTGATGGGGTTCAGCTTGG
This window contains:
- the LOC120689445 gene encoding probable mixed-linked glucan synthase 6, which codes for MPVLIFVRLIAFTLFVIRRISHRNPDALWLWVTSNAGEFWFGFSWLLDQLPKLNPITRVPDLVVLRQRFDRADGTSRLPGLDIFVTTADPFKEPILSTANSILSILAADYPVERNTCCLSDDSSMLLTYEAMAEAAKFATVWVPFCRKHGIEPRGPESYFELKSHPYMGRAQEDLVNDHRRVRNEYDEFKARINGLEHEIKQRSDAYNAARGLKDGEPRATWMADGSQWEGTVLDCGLALVSAIAVALAGWLGTVLVRWCCGRPSGLAAGQRGGNLHLHLHPHSNRRNDHNKDHMCVPRAPPPSAATNDNLDLDFLEHYQSDQNDLAVNFLLDDDYVPLYRNK